A window of Cryptomeria japonica chromosome 3, Sugi_1.0, whole genome shotgun sequence contains these coding sequences:
- the LOC131056637 gene encoding coatomer subunit alpha-1-like — MGSRLDPKGNRVLGLSFHPKRPWILASLHSGVIRLWDYRMGILIDTFDEHHGPVRGVHFHKSQPLFVSGGDDCKIKVWNYKIRRCLFTLTGHLDYIRTVNFHNEYPWIVSASDDQTIRIWNWQSRVCISILSGHNHYVMCASFHLKEDLVVSASLDQTIRVWDVSALRKQTVSPANDILKLAPITADLFGGGDIVVKYVLEGHDRGVNWASFHPSLPLIVSGADDRQVKLWRMNDTKAWEVDTLRGHIHNVCCVLFHARQDIIVSNSEDKSIRVWDMSKRTCVQNFCREYDRFWVLSAHPEVNLLAAGHDSGMIVFKLERERPAYVVFGGWLLYIKDRFLRFYEFATQKDNSSISIRKPLSSGPNQGPRSLSYSPTEYAVLICSDVDDGSYELYVLPPNYSPGRSNLVHEPKRGIGGSAVFIARNRFAVLDKSHYQVTIKNLKNEVTKKCDLPFNADKIFSAGTGNLLCRSEDSVILFDLQQRTNLGEIRAPNVKYIVWSNDMENVALLSKHAIIIASKKLSERCKLRETIRVKSGAWDDNGIFIYSTLNHIKYCLPNGDSGIIRTLDVPVYITRVSGSSLYCLDRDGKNRVIQIDTSECVFKLALMKKKYDEVMSMIRNSQLCGRAIIAYLQQKGFPEVGLHFARDERTRFKLAVESGNIQTAVASAKEIDEKEHWHKLGVEALRQGNAGIVEYAYQRTKNFEQLSFLYLITGNLDKLTKMLRIAEMKNDVMGQFHNALYLGDIKERIKILQESGHLPLAYITASVHGLTDIADTLAADLGGNLPTLSSGKKSSLLMPPVPILRGGDWPLLRVTKGIFEGGLENSAPAAYGEEDEGNGADWGEDIAIENAERENGQVIMADDKEATGRENEDGGWDMEELELPQDVGITHNTLFVTPTQGMPVSQIWTQKLSLAGEHAVAGNFDTALRLLNCQLGITNFSPLKPIILDLYMGGHVFLPTLASLPVVPLAVERDCSDTGSPNVRAPPALVYSLSVLEEKRRVAYRATTEGKFSEALRLFVNILHTIPVIVVETGKEVDEVKKMIGIVKEYVLGLRMEVKRKEIKDDALRQQELATYFTHCKLQNAHLILALQNAMSICYKGGNYSTAANMACRLLETDPPTNYATKAIQVRKACERNLQDAKQLNYDFRNPFVVCGSSFTPIYHGQKSVSCPYCTARFVPSMSGKLCTICDLSIVGSDASGLLCSATQTR, encoded by the exons ATGGGGTCACGCCTTGATCCCAAGGGCAATAGGGTACTTGGGCTAAGCTTTCATCCCAAAAGGCCATGGATCCTTGCCAGTCTTCACAGTGGAGTCATCAGATTATGGGACTATCGGATGGGAATTCTGATAGACACATTTGATGAGCATCATGGGCCTGTTCGAGGAGTACATTTTCACAAATCGCAGCCATTATTTGTGTCTGGAG GCGATGATTGCAAGATAAAGGTCTGGAACTACAAGATCCGGCGGTGCCTTTTTACACTAACAGGGCACCTTGACTACATTCGCACAGTCAATTTTCATAACGAATATCCTTGGATTGTTAGTGCAAGTGATGATCAGACGATAAGGATCTGGAATTGGCAATCTCGAGTTTGCATATCTATTCTTAGTGGTCACAATCATTATGTGATGTGTGCCTCTTTTCATCTCAAGGAGGATCTGGTTGTTTCTGCATCATTGGATCAAACTATTCGTGTATGGGATGTAAGTGCTTTAAGGAAACAAACTGTTTCTCCTGCTAACGATATCTTGAAGCTGGCACCGATCACCGCTGATCTCTTTGGAGGTGGTGATATTGTTGTGAAGTATGTTCTTGAGGGACATGATCGTGGTGTAAACTGGGCCTCATTTCATCCTAGCTTACCATTAATTGTGTCTGGTGCAGATGATCGCCAAGTCAAACTTTGGCGGATGAATG ATACAAAGGCTTGGGAAGTTGACACTCTAAGAGGACATATACACAatgtgtgttgtgtgttgttccACGCACGCCAGGACATTATTGTTTCAAATTCTGAAGACAAAAGTATCCGAGTGTGGGATATGTCCAAACGTACATGTGTCCAAAATTTTTGTAGAGAGTATGATAGGTTCTGGGTTCTTTCTGCACATCCAGAAGTGAATCTTCTGGCAGCTGGGCATGATAGTGGGATGATTGTCTTCAAATTGGAGAGAGAGAGGCCTGCCTATGTTGTCTTTGGGGGCTGGCTACTATATATCAAGGATCGTTTTCTGCGTTTTTATGAGTTTGCAACTCAGAAagacaattcatcaatatcaattcGCAAACCTCTTTCCAGTGGCccaaatcaagggccaagatctttGTCATACAGTCCAACAGAGTATGCTGTTTTAATATGTTCAGATGTTGATGATGGTTCCTATGAACTTTATGTTTTGCCACCAAATTATAGTCCTGGTAGAAGTAATTTAGTACATGAGCCaaagagaggaataggaggatctgcTGTGTTCATTGCAAGGAATAGGTTTGCTGTTCTTGACAAGAGCCACTATCAGGTTACTATAAAGAACTTGAAAAATGAGGTGACAAAAAAGTGCGATCTTCCATTCAATGCAGATAAAATTTTCTCTGCAGGGACAGGCAACCTACTTTGTAGATCAGAAGATAGTGTAATTCTTTTTGATCTGCAACAGAGAACAAACTTAGGGGAAATTCGTGCACCAAATGTCAAGTACATAGTTTGGTCAAATGATATGGAGAATGTAGCCTTGCTTAGTAAGCATGCAATCATTATTGCAAGCAAGAAGTTGTCAGAGAGATGCAAATTACGTGAGACTATACGTGTTAAGAGTGGGGCTTGGGATGACAATGGCATTTTTATTTACTCAACTTTGAATCACATAAAATATTGCTTGCCAAATGGAGATAGTGGTATCATCAGAACGCTTGATGTTCCAGTATACATAACAAGGGTTTCTGGAAGTTCTCTTTATTGCCTAGATAGAGATGGTAAGAACCGAGTTATACAGATAGATACTAGTGAGTGTGTATTCAAGCTGGcattgatgaagaagaaatatGATGAGGTGATGAGCATGATTAGGAATTCTCAGCTCTGTGGACGGGCCATTATAGCTTACCTGCAACAGAAGGGATTTCCAGAGGTGGGCCTTCACTTTGCTAGAGATGAGAGAACTCGATTCAAATTGGCTGTGGAGAGTGGAAACATTCAAACGGCTGTTGCTTCTGCAAAAGAGATTGATGAGAAAGAACATTGGCATAAGTTAGGAGTTGAAGCCCTTCGGCAGGGTAATGCTGGTATTGTAGAGTATGCATATCAAAGGACAAAGAATTTTGAACAGCTTTCCTTTTTGTATCTGATTACTGGTAATTTAGATAAGTTGACAAAGATGTTGAGGATTGCCGAAATGAAAAATGATGTAATGGGCCAGTTTCATAATGCATTGTATTTGGGTGACATCAAAGAGCGCATCAAGATTTTGCAAGAATCTGGTCATCTACCACTTGCTTATATCACTGCATCTGTTCATGGTCTTACGGATATTGCTGACACTCTTGCAGCTGATTTGGGGGGCAATCTTCCAACTCTATCTTCAGGAAAGAAATCATCGCTTCTGATGCCTCCTGTACCCATTCTCCGTGGCGGTGATTGGCCTTTGCTTAGGGTTACAAAAGGTATTTTTGAAGGTGGTTTGGAAAATTCTGCTCCTGCAGCTTATGGAGAAGAGGACGAAGGAAATGGTGCTGATTGGGGTGAAGACATTGCTATAGAAAATGCTGAAAGGGAAAATGGTCAAGTTATAATGGCAGATGACAAAGAAGCTACAGGTAGAGAGAATGAAGATGGGGGATGGGATATGGAGGAGTTGGAACTTCCTCAAGATGTTGGAATCACTCATAATACATTGTTTGTAACCCCAACACAAGGTATGCCAGTTAGCCAAATTTGGACACAGAAATTGTCTCTTGCTGGTGAGCATGCGGTTGCAGGCAATTTTGATACAGCTTTACGGTTGCTAAATTGTCAACTTGGGATTACTAATTTCTCTCCGTTGAAGCCTATAATTTTGGATCTGTACATGGGCGGTCATGTGTTCCTTCCTACCCTAGCTTCTTTACCTGTAGTGCCTTTAGCAGTAGAGAGAGATTGCAGTGACACAGGGAGTCCAAATGTTAGGGCTCCCCCGGCCTTGGTATACAGCCTTTCTGTACTTGAGGAGAAACGGAGAGTAGCTTACAGGGCAACGACAGAAGGCAAGTTCAGTGAAGCATTGAGGCTATTTGTGAACATTCTGCACACAATCCCAGTTATTGTAGTGGAAACAGGAAAGGAAGTTGATGAGGTAAAAAAAATGATTGGAATTGTCAAAGAATATGTTCTTGGTCTTCGAATGGAGGTCAAGAGAAAAGAAATCAAAGATGATGCTCTCCGGCAGCAGGAGCTTGCAACTTATTTCACTCATTGCAAACTCCAGAATGCTCATTTAATATTGGCTTTGCAAAATGCAATGAGCATCTGTTACAAGGGTGGGAACTATAGTACAGCGGCAAACATGGCATGCCGGCTTTTAGAAACTGATCCTCCAACAAACTATGCAACAAAAGCTATTCAAGTCCGTAAGGCCTGTGAGAGGAATTTGCAAGATGCAAAGCAGCTAAACTATGACTTCAGAAATCCTTTTGTTGTTTGTGGTTCAAGTTTTACTCCAATATACCATGGCCAGAAAAGTGTTTCGTGTCCATATTGCACAGCACGGTTTGTTCCTAGCATGTCTGGAAAGCTTTGTACCATATGCGATCTTTCAATTGTGGGTTCAGATGCATCTGGACTACTTTGTTCTGCTACTCAAACAAGGTGA